GGCACATTAAAAAGAAAGACAATTTCTGGATATGCTTCGctgatttatttttgcattatgAGAACATTTCACAAACAATCATATTGTATGACCTCTTGATACTGTTTCTCATCTGGACTGCATCTCTCACTCTTCAGCTGTACTCACCttgaaaataatgtgttttcataACGTCAAATGAAACATTAGCATCATTGCATGCATTATCTACAGTATACATTCTCAAAATTGACTACTTTGAActatgtataaaacatttagtgAGACAGAtggtttgaagaaaaaaaaaataatactgttttttttaaatcagctaAATTTTCTTAAATTGATTGATACCTTGCTGCCAATTTCACGGCTCTTGGCTCTCAGCTTGTTGACCTGGGACTCAGCGATGTCAGCACGCTCCTGAGCTTCCTCCAGCTCATGCTGCACCTTCCTGTACCTGGACAGGTGAGTGTTGGACTGCTCCTCCTGTTAGAATTGATAACAGAAAATTCAACAATGAGACTTTGGGGAATATACATAAGCCTTCAAATGTCTTATGAATCATTTACGTACACAAATGTTTCCTGAACACCTTTTAAATAACAAGGAAAtcattatacagtggatataaaaattatacacaaccctgttaaaatgccaggtttttgtgatgtaaaagatgagacaaagataaatcatgtcagaaaatcatgtctttttccacttttaatgtgacctctaatgtgaacaattcaattgaagaacaaatttaaatcttcaaggggggaaaatgaagaATAAATaccttacaataaactggttgcataagtgtgcacaccctcttataactggggatgtggcagtgttcagaattaaccaatcacattcaaactcatgttaaatagaagtcattaaacacctgccatcatttaaagtgactgattaatcacaaatcaagttcaactgttctagtaggattttcctgacattttcttagttgcatctcagagcaaaagctaatagactcctacctaaaaagactgagtgctgtaataaaatcaggttattgtgagtttttaatttaaaatgtttccccctcaaagattgcagtttgtttttcaattaaattgttcacgttataggtcacattaaaagtactgacattttagactttttatatccactgtatgagcCACACAAGGCAAGCAGACTACaaaattctatattttattgttttctttttactttaagTTCTTCTTAAACACTTATAAATGCtgttaaaaaatgtacattttatttgcagGTAAATTAAAATCCTCTGTTACAGTGTTATTacataacaaaaaacatgtaaCTAAATCCCAAAGACCAAGTTACTAATTTTATTAAATCTTTGTAAAAGTTGTAAAAGTGACTTGTAAAAGTGTATTTTAATCACTTCTAATTCAAAATATGACATGAGTGTATTATACTCACAGCTTCCTCAGATGTTCTCTTGTAAGTCTTCATTTTCAGCTGAAGCTTGTCCACCAGATCCTGGAGcctgtttacatttttcttgtCCTCTTCAGTCTATTAAATATACAGCATATTAAAATGACCAGTCAAACTCACAACTACTTTACACAGTatcttaaaatacatttttaataatcaaTCATCGTTGTACCTGGTAAGTAAGCTCCTTAATTTTCCTCTCATATTTGCGAACACATTTAATTACTTCTGCTGAACGTCTCTGTTCAGAGTCAACTTCACCCTCCAGTTCACGGACcttgaattaaataaataaattaccaCCATTTTATTACAGTGTATTTCCTGTCACCAGGAGTCATTGGTAGTTAAGTTCATAGTTTTCATTAAAGTTATATAGTTTACCCTAGCCTCCAGTTTCTGGAGTTGTTTCTTTCCACCCTTCATGGCCAGATTCTCAGCCTCATCCAGACGATGCTGCAGGTCCTTGACTGTGACCTCCAGgttcttcttcatcctctccaggTGAGAACTGGTGTCCTgttccttcttcagctcctcTGCCATCATGGCAGCCTGGAGTAAAATATGGTCATTGATTATATGTTGAACACTTCAGCAGTAGTTCAGGATAGGGTTAAGAAATAAGAAATGTGACAGATGGACAGTGTTTGTCAATGTACTGGTGTAACTATTTTTGGTgtcattataaataataaatgatcTAAACACAGTACAGTAGAGACATAAAACATCATGTTAAACTCACATCGGTGATGGCCTTCTTGGCCTTCTCCTCTGCATTCCGTGCCTCCTGAACAGCGTCCTCTATTTCACCTTGGACTTGACTAAGGTCAACCTCTAGCTTCTTCTTGGTGTTGATGAGACTGGTATTCTAAATTAATTGAGGGCATTAATCACATGCTAAAACCTGATTTCACCGCACCTCATTTGTAACTGAGGAAGTTGATATGTGTACCTGTGAGTGCAGCAGTCCCGCACGCTCACTGGCATCAATCAGCTCCTGCTCGGCCACTTTGCGGCCTCTCTCGGTCTGCTCCAGGGCAACCCTCAGTTCTTCAATCTCAGCCATCATCAGGTTGTTTCGACGCTCCACCATGGCCACCTGCTCCTTCATGTCATCTCCAAAGCGAAGAGCGTCGTCAAGTTGCAGTTGAGCATCCTAAGGTTTtgaggaaaaagtatttgaacaacatctaaatgaaaataaaaatgtatttggggtCTACAAAAATAGGGCATAGAGTACCTTGAGCGCCCCCTGGACATTCCTAAGTTGTTTCTGGGCTTCAACAGCCTGGCGGTTGGCATGGCTCAGCTGAATCTCCATCTCATTgaggtctccctccatcttcttcttaactctcattGCATCATTCCTGCTCCTGATCTCAGAGTCCAGAGTGGCCTGCATGGAGTCAATCACCCTCTGGCTGTTTCGCTTGATCTGTTCCatctcctcatccttctcttTAAGTTTCCTGTCTACTTCCCCTTTAATCTGGTTGAGCTCCAGCTGTATACGAAGCAACTTGGATTCCTCATGTTCCAGTGTGCCCTAAAGAATAAAATTGAACAATGACCAAACCATTAAATAGTATAGTGGTCTAGGTATAACGTATATCACCAGGGCCAATTCCTGCACATGAAAATTCCTTCACATGTGGTGTATACCTCTGCTTCCTCTAGTGCAGCCTGGATTTCAGCCTTCTCATTCTCCACTGTCTTCTTTGCCTTATCCAGTTCATGGATGCTCTTGCCAGACTCACTGACCATTTCAGTCAGGTCTGAGATCTCCTCTAGTAAaatggaacacagagacaaatgaACATGCATGAAATGTGTATCCATGCATACATGAACATAGACATTGCACTGAAAATGTTAATCTATTCATACGTTGCAGGTTCTTGTTCTCTCTTTTCAGTGTCTCCAGGTGGTCCAAACATTCCTCATAGGAATTCTTCATCTTGAACAGCTCAGTGCTGAGACAGCGAGCCTCTTTCAGAGACCCTTCAAGCTCAGCCTGGCTCTCCTCATACTTCTGCTTCCACTCTGCCAGAACCTTGGTGCGCAGACAAGGAAATTAATATACAAGAAGGAATGTGTAGGCTTCcctgtattttattaatatcTGTCAAAAATGTACCTTGTCAAAGTTCCTCTGTTTCTTGTCAAGCTGGGTGGCTAAAGCATTAGCTCTTTCAACATCAATCATGAGGTCCTCCACTTCACCCAGCAGTCTCTGCTTGGTCTTCTCCAGAGAGGCGCACTTGGAGTTTGTTGCTTCAACAGCCTCCTGTGCATCTTGAAGACGCTGAGTCAGCTTTTTcctgtaaaaatgaataaataataatgaagaatATGAACTATTGAAAGCAATTTTTAGAGTATGAAGATAAAGCgatataatgtgttttgaattaCTTGGCCTCCTCTAGCTCCTCAGTGCGCTGAATGGCATCAGTCTCATATTTGGTTCTCCATTGAGCCACCTCGCCGTTGGCTTTAGACAATGCACGCTGCAACTCAGCCTTGGCCTCCTGCTCCTCTTCAAACTGCTCCCGAAGCAGGTCGCAGTCATGGCGGGCTGATTGAACAGAATGGGCCAAGGCATTCTTGGCCTAATGGTTAGGagtgtggaaaaaaaaaaatcagttaaAATATTAGCTCATATGTGAAATACAAAAAGAAGTGGACCTAGAAGATGGCAGAAGACCTTCACTTCCTCTTCAATCTGCCTCTTGAGTTCTTCAATCTGTTGTGTGTAAGCCAGCTTGGCCCTGGTTAGCTGGGAAACCATAGATTCCTTCTCTTCCATCTGATGCCCAAGTTCACCTAATTGAGACAAATTTGCAAGTCAGGTCTTTGCTATAAGGGAAAACAAATATACCTGACTTAACGTCTGCTTTTAACTTACCATTTTCAGTCAAAAGCCTAGCTCTCTGAACATTAATGTCATTAAGTTGGCGGACATGCTCATCATTCTTTGTTTTCAATTCACTCAGTTGATCTTCAAGGGTTCGGCACATTTTCTCCAGATTACCCTATCAATAATATTGCAAATATTATTCAACCATTTTTCAATTGCTTTGATATATATTATGTACTATATTTGAGCAACCACAACTCCTACCTTTGACTTGGCAATAGCTTCCATGTTGCCGGAGAGGTCAtcaatttccattttgtatTCACTCTTTTCCTTCTCAAGCTTCTGCTTGACACGCTGGAGGTTGTCAATCTGTTCTCCCAGTTCAGCTACAGTGTCGGCCTGCTTCTTACGGAGAGCAGCAGCCGTGACCTCATGCTGCAGGGTGGACTCTTCAAGATCACGACGCAGCTTCTGGAACTCAGCCTCACGCTTTTTGCTCATCTCAATCTGAACTGATGTTGCTCCTCCAGCTTCCTCAAGTCTCTCACTGATCTCCTCAAGTTCCCTGGAGAGATCAGACCTCTGCTTCTCCACCTTGGCCCGAGCAGCACGTTCAGCCTCGATCTCTTCCTCTAGCTCCTCAATACGTGCCTGAAATACATGGTAATAAATGATAAGTTAAGCTGTATTTTGTTAATGCATACTTGTATTTACACATATCAATAAAAAGAATTACCTGGAGTTCTTTGATTTTCTTCTGAAGTTGGGCCCCAAGTGACTGCTCATCCTCAATCTTACTGAGAAGTTGGCTTATCTCAAAGTCTTTCCTTTTttagaaaaaacatttacattaaatatatgttAGGAAAGCTCTTCTGAGAGATTTTtcaactgttttttatttttattttatacatacTTCTTGATTTTTTCATCTGACTGCTGCTTGTCATTTTCCAGGTCCATCAAGGATTCCAGGGCCAGCTTCAAATCTCCTTCAAGCTTCCTCTTGGCTCTCTCAAGGTCCATTCGAATTTTCTTTTCTTGCTCCAGGGAACCCTCCAACTAGTCCACACCAAAACAGTTTCATAATAAGtaaattgttaaaaaatatttattggatAAGAACATTAAGCTGTTATATGTTATGCTTTAGGTTGATACAAATCTTACATCATCAACTTGTTGTTCAAGCTTGGATTTGGCTTTGGACAGAGAGTTGACTTTGTCTTCTTCTGCCTGGAGATCATCAAGAACCTGCTGATGGGCCTCTTGGAGGGCTTTCTTCTCCTTGGTCAACTTGACAATTGTTTCATCTTGGGAAGACATCTCCTCTGTCAGGTTTTTTACCTAAATTTAATTATTCAgcattaaataatattaatttgcattttacatttaaactcAATAGACACTCTAGTAAATTATAAATGTTAAACCTTATTTTCAGTGGCAtgtttctccttctccactttaGCCAATGTAAGCTCCAAGTCATCAATATCTTTCTTCAGCTCAGAGCACTCGTCCTCCAGTTTCCTCTTCTTGGCAGTCAGCTCTGCATtgatctcctcctcatcctccagccTCTCAGATATCTCTTTGAGTTTGGCTTCCATCTGGATCTTACTCTTGATGAGAGACTCACATCGTTCTTCAGCATCAGAGAGAGTTTCCATTTCCTACAACAGATACATGACaaatacaacaacatttgtaacttgtatttaataaaattcTAGAAAGAATAATTGAATGTTGCAACCATTATCCTAACTCACAGAAGATATTTGTAGCTGTAAGTCATTTTTTTCTTGCAGCAAAGAAACCATTTTCTCCTCAAGCCCTTTTATCttgaccatggcttttgccagATCCTCCTTCATTTTCTCAAAGTTCTCCTTCATTTGTGCCATCTCCTTCTCAGTTTCAGCACTCTTCAGAAGAGGCTTGATCTTGAAGTACAGCTTCATCCATGGCCAGTGTTTCACATTCATAAATGAGCGGATGTTGTATTGGACGGAATAAATTGCTTCTCTGTTATagtaacaaaaagaaaaaatgaaatagttttggaGGGAAACTTTTGCTTCATTAGCACAATGTACTCAATAAGATAGTGTACATACCGTCTCTCCATCATTTTGACAAACTCTTTCCTCATCAGGAAACCCCTACACAGAGCCTGAGTCATGGTAACCAGGATAGCCAGTTTGTCATCTCGCATCTCCTCCAAAGTACCCAAGAGACCAGCTTTGAAGAACACCTGCAATATAATAATTTAGATCTTGATCgcatttatacaaaataaagtTAGTTAGCTACGTTGGGAAAAGACCATTGATCTACCTTGGTGTGCCCAAACTTGTACTGACTCTTGTCCACATCTATTGAAGCCAGGAGCTTTTCTGAAGCCTTTTTGTTGTCAATAAATTGTCCCTCCGGGATGACACTTGCATTCAATACTTTGTATCTAGCATGATCATttaagagagaaataaaaaaaaaagaatgcaatatATTAACATTTGATGTGATTATGGCTATAAAATGAGCACTTACTGATGTTAATTACCTTTGCTTGAAGTCACCGTAGAGGATTCTGCTAGGGAAGCCCTTCCTGCAGATCCTGATACCTTCCAATACACCATTACACCTCAACTGGTGGATGACCAGGAAGTTCTCCATTAGACCTATTGTACAAGAAAGTGACATTTTCTGTTATGTTTCTCAAGGTTACCAGTACACTATATAACCAATACACTATATTTTCGTAAAACAGTTATTTAAAATGAGCCCAGACCTGGTGTCTTTGATTCATTGGGAATCAGACAGCGGACAAAGTGAGGATGAGTACTCCTTAAGTTGGTCATCAGCTTGCCCAAATTCTCCTGTGGGATTTTAAAATGAGTTGGGAATTAGGTATTTAATAAACAAATTTGTGTTTAACGATTAGATTTTAAGCCATTTTTAGTAAGATAAAATTCCCATggataaaatataatttttatattcTTCCAAATGTATGGGTATCATATACAGAAATAGCTATCTATAAGACCCCACCCCACAGTTTACAATCTATAGACAATACACTAAATTACATAATAACACGTTGTAATTAAAAGTGCAGATACCCTGAACAGAGCCGATACAGTCTGGAAGGAACCTCCCTTCTTCTTTTTGCCACCGCCTGCTTTTGCAGCATctgtttacaaatgtattaggatAGTAAATGTCTCCTCTTCATATTATTATCTTACATAATGTCAAACCCTACACACTAACATTgacacacatgtacattttaaacactATAAAGAATTTTAAAGAACAAGTGATACAAACTTAAAATTTGTCCTGTTTACTGTATTGTTATTTAACACAAATGATCCCTTCTACCTAACTGATGTACATCAGCTATGTAGCAAAGGGTAAAGATGGTCTTCTGTGGTATTCCAGTAAATATATGTACCGTCTGCTTGTGAAGCTGCTGCTCCTACATACAGCAGAGCCAACAGTTTGACTGAGGACTTCTGGTAGAGCTGCACAACAGAGTCGTTCAGGGGGTCCTTGTTTTTGTCCAGCCAGCCTGTGACATTGTAGT
This sequence is a window from Esox lucius isolate fEsoLuc1 chromosome 17, fEsoLuc1.pri, whole genome shotgun sequence. Protein-coding genes within it:
- the LOC105016874 gene encoding myosin heavy chain, fast skeletal muscle, with translation MSTDAEMEAFGPAAIFLRKPEKERLEAQTAPFDAKTAYFVAEPKEMYLKGVLQSKEGGKATVKTLCGKVLTVKEDDIHPMNPPKYDKIEDMAMMTHLSEATVLYNLKERYAAWMIYTYSGLFCVTVNPYKWLPVYDTVVVNAYRGKKRIEAPPHIFSISDNAYQFMLTDRENQSILITGESGAGKTVNTKRVIQYFATIAVSGGKKEPAATPADSGKIKGSLEDQIIAANPLLEAYGNAKTVRNDNSSRFGKFIRIHFGTTGKLASADIETYLLEKSRVTFQLSAERSYHIFYQLMTGHKPELLEALLITTNPYDYPMISQGEIAVKSIDDTEEFIATDTAIDILGFTSEEKISIYKLTGAVMHHGAMKFKQKQREEQAEPDGTEEADKISYLMGLNSADLLKALCYPRVKVGNEMVTKGQTVPQVTNSTMAICKSVYEKMFLWMVVRINEMLDTKQARQFFIGVLDIAGFEIFDYNSLEQLCINFTNEKLQQFFNHHMFVLEQEEYKKEGIEWEFIDFGMDLAACIELIEKPMGIFSILEEECMFPKASDTTFKSKLYDQHLGKTKAFEKPKPGKGKAEAHFALVHYAGTVDYNVTGWLDKNKDPLNDSVVQLYQKSSVKLLALLYVGAAASQADDAAKAGGGKKKKGGSFQTVSALFRENLGKLMTNLRSTHPHFVRCLIPNESKTPGLMENFLVIHQLRCNGVLEGIRICRKGFPSRILYGDFKQRYKVLNASVIPEGQFIDNKKASEKLLASIDVDKSQYKFGHTKVFFKAGLLGTLEEMRDDKLAILVTMTQALCRGFLMRKEFVKMMERREAIYSVQYNIRSFMNVKHWPWMKLYFKIKPLLKSAETEKEMAQMKENFEKMKEDLAKAMVKIKGLEEKMVSLLQEKNDLQLQISSEMETLSDAEERCESLIKSKIQMEAKLKEISERLEDEEEINAELTAKKRKLEDECSELKKDIDDLELTLAKVEKEKHATENKVKNLTEEMSSQDETIVKLTKEKKALQEAHQQVLDDLQAEEDKVNSLSKAKSKLEQQVDDLEGSLEQEKKIRMDLERAKRKLEGDLKLALESLMDLENDKQQSDEKIKKKDFEISQLLSKIEDEQSLGAQLQKKIKELQARIEELEEEIEAERAARAKVEKQRSDLSRELEEISERLEEAGGATSVQIEMSKKREAEFQKLRRDLEESTLQHEVTAAALRKKQADTVAELGEQIDNLQRVKQKLEKEKSEYKMEIDDLSGNMEAIAKSKGNLEKMCRTLEDQLSELKTKNDEHVRQLNDINVQRARLLTENGELGHQMEEKESMVSQLTRAKLAYTQQIEELKRQIEEEVKAKNALAHSVQSARHDCDLLREQFEEEQEAKAELQRALSKANGEVAQWRTKYETDAIQRTEELEEAKKKLTQRLQDAQEAVEATNSKCASLEKTKQRLLGEVEDLMIDVERANALATQLDKKQRNFDKVLAEWKQKYEESQAELEGSLKEARCLSTELFKMKNSYEECLDHLETLKRENKNLQQEISDLTEMVSESGKSIHELDKAKKTVENEKAEIQAALEEAEGTLEHEESKLLRIQLELNQIKGEVDRKLKEKDEEMEQIKRNSQRVIDSMQATLDSEIRSRNDAMRVKKKMEGDLNEMEIQLSHANRQAVEAQKQLRNVQGALKDAQLQLDDALRFGDDMKEQVAMVERRNNLMMAEIEELRVALEQTERGRKVAEQELIDASERAGLLHSQNTSLINTKKKLEVDLSQVQGEIEDAVQEARNAEEKAKKAITDAAMMAEELKKEQDTSSHLERMKKNLEVTVKDLQHRLDEAENLAMKGGKKQLQKLEARVRELEGEVDSEQRRSAEVIKCVRKYERKIKELTYQTEEDKKNVNRLQDLVDKLQLKMKTYKRTSEEAEEQSNTHLSRYRKVQHELEEAQERADIAESQVNKLRAKSREIGSKVSTAEE